The following proteins are co-located in the Solanum pennellii chromosome 1, SPENNV200 genome:
- the LOC107013255 gene encoding protein RADIALIS-like 4 yields MASSSLQSSSWTPQQNKLFERALAQFDKDTPDRWQNVARAVGGGKSADEVKRHYEILIEDLRRIESGRVPLPTYTHEQQRLLKYMNLH; encoded by the exons ATGGCATCAAGCTCACTTCAATCTTCATCATGGACACCGCAGCAAAACAAGTTATTTGAAAGAGCGTTAGCTCAATTCGATAAGGACACACCTGACCGCTGGCAGAATGTGGCACGGGCCGTTGGTGGTGGAAAATCGGCCGATGAAGTGAAGAGACACTATGAAATACTCATTGAGGATCTCAGGCGTATCGAATCTGGACGTGTTCCTCTTCCTACTTACACTCATGAACAACAAAG GCTTTTGAAGTATATGAACCTGCACTAG
- the LOC107008015 gene encoding transcription factor bHLH63-like — MNIALPEMLHNITSNGSSELSVLERQRDRMKWQVQQQEMSYFNGQNDQLMNSFHQTAEAQQFHGLINVNDQSLNELVTRAIKPDPCMENSWGDFGTTGTNGFDYVPVGVGHGGMSHPSEMNYAISRTTSCPPTMADNVVKPKETMLSSNRGRESFKKRKADKNQHLKEVAEEGTKDKKFKECIEEEDDSSKVTTEKKSNKWSATNSSNSKENSDTSKEKSKITDDKKLDYIHVRARRGQATDSHSLAERVRREKISERMRFLQDLVPGCNKITGKAGMLDEIINYVQSLQRQVEFLSMKLAAVNPRLDIDADNFFNKDIFATSTSTFSAVGAGTSSEMLSMAQRQFNSLQQIMSSSGLEMGILNLNEMALRRTTSAPVPIPEMFLDSSSINQVQSFQTWNTDLDNMYAMELQQGRSAQFLPHPCTGFAEAGHDLKMEM, encoded by the exons atgaatattgcatTACCAGAAATGCTACATAACATCACTAGCAATGGAAGCTCAGAACTGAGCGTGCTTGAACGACAACGAGATAGAATGAAATGGCAGGTGCAGCAACAAGAGATGAGTTATTTTAATGGACAAAATGATCAACTCATGAATTCTTTTCATCAAACGGCTGAAGCTCAACAATTTCATGGTCTGATCAATGTAAACGATCAGAGTCTTAATGAGCTTGTGACTCGGGCAATTAAGCCAGACCCCTGTATGGAGAACAGTTGGGGAGATTTTGGGACCACTGGTACTAATGGTTTTGATTATGTTCCAGTTGGAGTTGGACACGGAGGAATGTCACACCCATCTGAAATGAACTATGCTATTTCAAGAACTACAAGTTGCCCGCCTACCATGGCGGACAATGTTGTTAAACCCAAAGAGACTATGCTGAGTTCTAACAGAGGCAGAGAGAGCTTCAAGAAAAGGAAAGCAGATAAGAATCAACATCTCAAG GAGGTTGCAGAAGAGGGAACCAAAGACAAGAAATTCAAAGAATGCATCGAAGAGGAGGATGATTCTTCCAAGGTAACAACAGAGAAAAAAAGCAACAAATGGAGTGCGACTAACAGTAGCAACAGTAAGGAAAATTCTGATACTTCAAAGGAGAAGTCCAAAATTACCGATGATAAAAAGCTAGACTATATACATGTCAGAGCACGTCGAGGTCAAGCCACTGATAGTCACAGTTTGGCTGAAAGA GTAAGAAGGGAAAAGATCAGTGAGAGAATGAGATTCCTGCAAGATTTAGTACCAGGTTGTAACAAGATAACAGGGAAAGCAGGAATGCTAGATGAAATAATCAACTACGTCCAATCTCTCCAAAGACAAGTAGAG TTCCTATCCATGAAACTAGCTGCTGTTAATCCAAGGCTTGATATCGATGCAGACAATTTCTTCAACAAAGAT ATATTTGCAACTAGCACATCTACTTTTTCCGCAGTGGGAGCTGGAACATCATCTGAAATGCTTAGTATGGCCCAACGCCAGTTCAATTCATTGCAGCAAATAATGTCAAGTTCTGGATTAGAAATGGGTATTCTAAATCTAAACGAAATGGCACTACGTAGAACCACTAGCGCTCCTGTACCAATTCCTGAAATGTTTCTCGACTCATCCAGTATCAAT CAAGTTCAGAGCTTTCAAACTTGGAACACTGATTTAGATAACATGTATGCAATGGAGCTTCAACAAGGAAGATCAGCACAGTTTCTTCCCCATCCGTGTACAG GTTTTGCTGAAGCTGGACATGACCTGAAGATGGAAATGTGA
- the LOC107014666 gene encoding universal stress protein PHOS34 — protein METVMEDEEYNWSEVKLHSLIPIVPEPELDRETGERRRGRDIVIAIDHGPNSKHAFDWAVTHLCRLADTLHLVHAVSSLKNEIVYEATQGLIEKLAVEAFSVAMVKTVARIVEGDAGKVICKEAERLKPSAVVMGTRGRGIIQSVLQGSVAEYCLHNCKIAPVIIVPGKEAGEVSVI, from the exons ATGGAAACGGTTATGGAAGACGAAGAGTACAATTGGAGCGAAGTGAAGCTTCATTCTCTCATACCCATAGTGCCGGAGCCGGAGCTCGATAGGGAAACCGGCGAACGGCGTCGCGGCCGTGATATAGTGATCGCTATAGATCACGGTCCTAATAGCAAACACGCTTTTGATTGGGCCGTTACTCACCTTTGCCGTCTCGCCGATACGCTTCATCTCGTTCACGCCGTCTCCA GTCTGAAAAATGAGATAGTTTATGAGGCTACGCAAGGACTCATAGAGAAGCTTGCTGTTGAGGCTTTTTCGGTTGCTATG GTGAAGACAGTGGCTAGGATTGTGGAAGGAGATGCTGGAAAGGTAATTTGCAAGGAAGCAGAAAGGTTGAAGCCTTCAGCTGTGGTTATGGGAACCAGGGGACGTGGCATAATTCAAAg TGTACTGCAAGGAAGTGTCGCTGAGTATTGCTTACACAACTGTAAGATAGCACCGGTCATCATAGTTCCTGGAAAAG AAGCTGGGGAAGTCTCTGTGATTTAA